gttccccctttcgggtatatactcacaagatttcttggatttttgatgcatgtagtaatgttcgttcttcaccttataagttttctccagtcatccaccaagtaatataatgaagatataagcaaaatatagtataatattgctttaataaatattaaaaatcaccataaaacaaacgattttctactcacaaggatcaccagatcataaagcacgtagtacccaaagcaaaataaaagtccagagttctctgggtccaggaaggtttctcctgttgcgtctgtgatcgatgaataaatcaaactgctccaatatccgtgatcaatgaataaatcaaactgctccaatatccaacgcGTTTTCGCAGTCTCTCTTGACCGCTTCCTCAGGGAAAGTGTGATGATCACCCTGAGGAAGCGGTCAAGAGAgactgcgaaacgcgttggatattggagcagtttgatttattcattgatcacggatattggagcagtttgatttattcatcgatcacagacgcaacaggagaaaccttcctggacccagagaactctggacttttattttgctttgggtactacgtgctttatgatctggtgatccttgtgagtagaaaatcgtttgttttatggtgatttttaatatttattaaagcaatattatactatattttgcttatatcttcattatattacttggtggatgactggagaaaacttataaggtgaagaacgaacattactacatgcatcaaaaatccaagaaatcttgtgagtatatacccgaaagggggaaccttgaagaatatcacactggtggatcttctgcaatatagctctccaggcaccatttttaaacactctgtggctctaggggcttaattgcttatcttaattgagacaatactactctatgtgtgcgcttccttttgcattctatttcagatttcctgtgtcgttttaacctggtgtgaacggtgatattcaaggaagcagcccccaccttttttgtcaatagtgcagtggcgcggtattggtataaattaattatacctctttctatctaaaaattttttatctgtaatttttcatgtttaaaatcGGAACTTGGACAGCTTTGGAACATGTGTACATATAGTTCATAACAGCACATTGCACATTAGTAAACATGCTAGCTACATTATTTGCAGAGTTATAAGCAATAAGATATAGCcaattttaaatttaatattgGACACCTTGGCAGACACAGGTACAAAACAGCACTTAATGAATCGGATACAGTGTATGCCTATAGCACATTTAGATTACAACATTGTAAACCTCAACATACAGGGATTTCCTATCCTTTTCAAAGTAGGGCAGTAGTTTTACTACTTCTAAgtaggagtgggggggggggggagaagggactTCAACTGCCCAAAGAGCAGTAGAATATGGAATATTTGCCCTGCAATTTAATGCCCCGTTAACTAGAGACAATAAAAACATACTTGGATCACTACTCATTTTTTTGCAAATAGGAACAATGGGGAGGGTTTGTTAGTCCTTAACAAAGACCTTACCTCTCCTCTTAATAGCTGGGCTGTTTGTTTGTATATTCTGATTCAAATTACGCCTGAAAAGTacctcattaaaaaataaaataagacccAAAGCCTCCCTATGAAATAAACATTGAAAAAGACTAAACCTAGAACTCTGTAACTCAATAAGAGGTATtaggatacatatatatatatatatatatatatatatatatatatatatatatatatatatatatatatatgttgggaggtatttcATTGTGGGTCAACAGTACATTAAATTCTTTaacctttaaaaaactttaattcgtgggtgttattgttcctttaatggaaCGGAGAAGAAACACTAGAAACTAATATCAATTTGCATTCTGATGTTTCAACATGAAATTTAGAAACTAACTAACTTACTGAAACAGGACCAAGTAACTTTAAATGAGGCCACTAGTTCATTAAATGgacattaacaacaaaaaatgaaagacttttaaagtaatgaaaatatcatgtagtgtttcctgcactggtaaaactggtgtgtttgcttcagaaactctactatagttcacgtaaacaagctgcttgtatagcaatggaggaaattgctatctgctgtgtaacctgagccttttctcctttgaatacctcccaacattttggaactaaaaagagggacaaaaaagttgccgcgctTAGCGCAACAAATTATTTTAGCatctccattttacaaaatttgtcaggttatgaaagtttgaacatatttctgttttttttcagtttttacagttttgctaatgaaggtgaattgtcctttaagctgtgagtgtaacttctacccagggacctgttatcttacattgttacaattacttatttgcttatcttgaaaatgttacaaaagtatcttatctgaagctgtggctgttctgggctctctgccaaaagccaattaagttgaaACGaaaagaaactttgtttctttttctggctgttcagtgcagagaaaaactggactttcctgtacaaatagggttgccactggtTGTGACGCTAAAGGGGCCAGGGCCATGATGCGCTATTGGCTTCGCAggtcgtgatgtcaaaggggcggAGTCAATGCACACGTTTgccaagaagcccaggaaaaaaggtgttttgagcaggctgggggcagtttttttaggtgtattacaaatttaccggcagctacattgccgttaaatttgtaataccggccccggctggTGTTttaataccggccaggtggcaacactatgtataaacgagggactgcgggttgagctgtcaaaagaggaactgtccctctaaaaacgggacaattgggaggtatgccccattgctacacagcggcttatttacataaacaataatagtgtttctgaaacaaacacatcagtttcaccagtgcaggacaacactgcattatatttttattactttaaaacacttttattttttgatgttcctgGTACTATTAGTCTGTAGACACGACTCTGCACACAAATCCCTAAAATGTCATTCTTTTCTAATACGTGTCTCCATTTTCTGCAGCTCACGTAACCGCAATGACATTTCTATCCGGAAATGACCTTCTTCTATTCCCCGCCTCTCATTCAGTTTCCCGTCATGCATTGCACCCTCTGATATAGCCACTTCCTAGGGTTCCAGCGCCTGTGACATCTCGGTCATAAAGATGGCGGACAAGATGGGTAAGTTATTAGCGGCGAAATATTGTGTTTTCTGATTGGAGAACGCATTGTTTTACAAGATCAAGCACGAGCCCGGAGATCAAGTGCATAGGCTTTCGGAAGCGGCCTGCGAGTCGCAATTGCGCGAAAATATCAGCGAGAAGTGCGGCGCGTATTATGTGTCCGTGGGTTTCCCTGTAGAAATTCACGTGCAGAGCTTGTGCTTGAGAAATACTGTTTGACTTCACAATGTACCCGAATTCATTGCAATCATTATCTGTGCTTTTAAACCGTGGGAAGGCTAAATCATCTCTCCAATGACCTTGGTGGGTCATAAACCCCCATAACGTGACTTATACCTGTCACTATAGGACTGTATATAGGGGAATGATTTCATATAGGATCAACAAGAGGAATGTTCGTGTGAGGGAATGAATGACTTTGCGAGCCTGTTCCCTTCAGTTGCAACCATATGCAGAGGGGGGGGGCGCACACTGCACAACTTTGTAAACCCCTATAGAGACTAAATCATTTTGAATGACCTTGTTGGGGCACAAACCTTTGAAATGACTTACATATGCGGTAGTAGGATTGTTAAAGGGGAATGAGTTTTGGTTTAACTTTTGATTTaaacaggtggttcacctttgagttaattttaagtatgtaatcgaatttctaattctaagcaactttcaattgttctttttttttttttattccttatttataCTTTAATTACTTACCTTCTGACACTTTACAACTtacaaaagggggtcactgacccccatctaaaaaacaaatgctctgtaaggctacaaatgtattgctaatttgtattactgatctgtccaggcctctcctattcatattccagactctaaaggtccccatacacgggccgatgtgtggggccatccgacaggctttcccggtcaatatctggccaaaattcgCCAGGTtgcgatcgggcaggttaaaaaaatcccgtctgatcgcgggcgcatctgtgcGTATAtgcaatccgaccacccgtaaCGGATGCATTATGAACTGAACGTTGGGCCCATTGAGgcgagatccactcgtttggcaatgggcagatctcgatcgggcaggttaaaaaacccCGTCGGATGTGGCTGCATCTGTGCGTATatgcgatctgaccgcccatatcggatccattatgatccgaacgttgggccctagggcccacgatcggatcagctcaatatctcccacttcaatgtgggcatatcgaggagagatcctcttgtttggcgacatctttaaggtggccatacacaataagattaGCTCGTTTGGCATCTTAACCCAATGTGCCCatcaaaggcagggcaatatcgggttaatccgaacgtttggcccttggaaaataaactaaaatgccgaattggtctaaaggaccaatatcggcaactttaatctgcccatgtgcggCCACctttattcagatcaatgcatggttgctagggtattttagACTAGCAACTAAATtgccggagagctgctgaacaaaaagctaaaataactcaaaagccacaaataatataagattaaaaccagctgcaaattctcagaatatcatactaaaagttaatttaaagttgaacaacccctttaacaaaaaaaaatgcaaccacCAGGTTTAGGAGCACTAGTGGAGACTGAATGAAGTTTGCACCCCCATCTACTTTAGTTAAAATGGTTAACTTGCAATCATCAACTACTGCAATAGCGGAAAAGAAAAGCATTTCTCAAAGGGTATCCTTTAAGATTCAGTTATCCGATGTATTTTTGTATGTGGGGTGTGTGTTTAATGTGCATTTATTGTATTTCGTCttggaatatgttggcgctttaaaaatacatgttaattattatATCCTTCCTGAgtagtaaatattatttatttatcaggcACCATTTACCTGCAGATGGAGACACTGATTTCAGATACTCAATGCGCAGTGGAAATTCTAATTgctacatgtagggttgccacctttttctgagGTGGCAACTGTACTTAAACGTACAACAGTCATGAAATAGtgtgtaaaagttttttttttttttttttctctttgtagtGCCCATAGCAGAGCGAAGGCTCATGGATGTTAAGCTTGGTCAGCTGCCCAGCTGGCTATCCACACGTGATTTCACTCCAAATGGAATCATCGCATCCTTACGCAGAGGTCTGTACATGAGTGTATGTGTACTAGCTGTTCATTCGCAATTACTCATTCCTTGTCATTCCTGCTGATTTTATTATGTGTCACGGTCCTTCTGTTTTTGGCAGAATCTGATAACTATTGAGCAACCATGTGCAAACAGGAGGAAAATACATATGCACTATGttaatatttccattacacaaataaaaatggaaatgcaagcaaattatttttaagttcaTTTTCCTGGTATAAAAAGTATCCGTCCAATAAAGCACATAAGCTGCTGCATATTTCACCTTTCTGCCAGTAAAAGACTTTTAATTAATTCCAGGGTATCTGCTTAAAGAAGGTTCCTTTAGTGTGTCCTTTCATTTCtttctaaaatttaaattaaacctTTGGTTACACATAGGTGTTCACTTAGGTTCAACAAAGGATATTCTGCAATTGCAAGTAATTCCTTAAAATTAACTtgttttcatataatttttttttctttttaggccATAGCTCCTATTACAACAAGTACATCAATGTGAAGAAGGGAGGCATTGGAGGAGTGGCTATGCTCCTGGCTGGTTATGTTATTCTGAGTTATGTCTCGGAATATGATCACATCAGTAAGTTTCCACGTTGCAGCatccgttaaaggaacagttcagtataaaaataaaaactgggtaaataggctgtacaaaataacaattgttttaatatagttacttagccaaaaatgtgatgtaaaaaggctggagtgactggatgtcagaacactacttcctgcttttcagctctctaactctgagttagtcagcgacttgaagaggggccacatgggacatatctgtgaGTTTGCacttgattctcagcattcagctccgatacaaaagcaacagatatgacccatgtggcccccacctcatgtcactgattggttactgctagGTAACCAGTCTTCAAACCAagagagcaggaagtagtgttctggctattatgttagacatctgttcacatctgttcactccagcctttatacattacatttttggcgaactatattagaaacttttttttttttttaactttgcacagcctatctgtttacccagtttttatttttacatttagtaaaatgttgctgaaatcatacgataagggtttttttttttcacattgttttcCCCTTTGTTGCAGAGCATGATCGCTGGAGAAAGTATCACTGATCTGTGGAAATCATTCCTTCTTCTATGCGTAATGTTTCCTGTACAGTTTCAAGCCAGTCCT
The Xenopus laevis strain J_2021 chromosome 9_10S, Xenopus_laevis_v10.1, whole genome shotgun sequence DNA segment above includes these coding regions:
- the atp5mf.S gene encoding ATP synthase membrane subunit f S homeolog (The RefSeq protein has 1 substitution compared to this genomic sequence) codes for the protein MADKMVPIAERRLMDVKLGQLPSWLSTRDFAPNGIIASLRRGHSSYYNKYINVKKGGIGGVAMLLAGYVILSYVSEYDHIKHDRWRKYH